The Deltaproteobacteria bacterium genome window below encodes:
- a CDS encoding manganese efflux pump MntP family protein yields MSFSSILVLAIGLGMDAFSVAIGVGAGYRVISFGPVFRLSFFFGLFQVLMPIAGWFAGVSVAGIIAGYDHWVAFGLLAFVGGKMILESFNEEAKVHTTDPTKGFTLIILSVATSIDALAVGLSFAFLKIPVFYPSIIIGIVAFFMTMVGMFFGEKIGKVVGRRVEMLGGLILIGIGVKILIEHMS; encoded by the coding sequence ATGAGTTTTTCGTCCATTTTGGTCCTTGCCATCGGCCTGGGCATGGATGCTTTTTCGGTAGCTATCGGCGTGGGAGCCGGTTACCGGGTAATATCCTTCGGGCCTGTCTTCAGGCTTTCCTTTTTCTTTGGATTGTTCCAGGTTCTTATGCCCATTGCGGGGTGGTTTGCCGGAGTATCGGTGGCCGGTATCATTGCCGGTTATGATCACTGGGTTGCCTTTGGACTGCTTGCCTTTGTGGGTGGGAAAATGATCCTGGAGTCATTTAATGAGGAGGCAAAAGTTCACACGACGGACCCGACGAAAGGGTTCACCCTCATTATACTGTCAGTGGCGACGAGTATTGATGCCTTAGCCGTTGGTCTCAGCTTTGCCTTCTTGAAAATACCCGTTTTCTATCCTTCTATAATTATTGGTATCGTCGCCTTTTTCATGACCATGGTAGGGATGTTTTTCGGGGAGAAAATTGGAAAGGTAGTCGGCAGGAGGGTAGAAATGTTGGGTGGTCTTATCCTGATCGGTATTGGTGTGAAAATATTGATCGAACACATGTCATAA
- a CDS encoding MGMT family protein, whose protein sequence is MKSVYYSSAGSAFGNVGIVWRQKNDTPTAVSIFLPSESEDMDDLVRQSFPGVIKQSHDIIDGICTGIQDFLSGREAAFSEEILDMSLCEEFQRKVLSQCMLIPRGRVSTYGRLAARTGIPKGARAMGRILARNPYPLIIPCHRVIRADGDLCGFGGGLKMKKALLGMEGIVFNSKGRVLPKFFW, encoded by the coding sequence ATGAAATCTGTGTATTATTCTTCGGCCGGCAGTGCCTTCGGTAATGTCGGAATTGTCTGGAGGCAGAAAAATGATACTCCGACAGCAGTGAGCATTTTTCTCCCCTCTGAAAGTGAGGATATGGATGACCTTGTACGGCAATCCTTTCCCGGCGTCATCAAACAGTCGCATGATATTATAGATGGGATATGCACGGGCATTCAGGATTTTCTTTCAGGGCGGGAGGCTGCATTTTCTGAAGAAATTCTCGATATGAGCCTATGTGAAGAATTTCAGCGAAAGGTTCTCAGCCAGTGCATGCTGATTCCGAGAGGAAGGGTGAGCACATACGGACGGCTGGCGGCGAGAACCGGAATTCCTAAAGGTGCAAGAGCAATGGGGCGTATCCTTGCGAGAAATCCGTATCCCCTCATTATTCCCTGTCACCGTGTCATACGGGCCGATGGGGATTTATGCGGTTTCGGAGGCGGTTTGAAGATGAAAAAAGCCCTCCTCGGTATGGAGGGCATTGTATTCAATTCGAAAGGAAGGGTGTTGCCGAAATTTTTCTGGTAA
- the proB gene encoding glutamate 5-kinase — MARKEILVNVKRVLIKIGSAVLTGEDGLDLHIIEQLVDEIAQLTKEGRQIVIVTSGAIASGKHRMGITGKLKNMPQKQAAAAIGQSRLMRVYSNSFGKYGIFIAQILLTMSDLTDRKRYLNVRNTLSTLIDWGVIPIINENDTVAVDEIKFGDNDHLAAMITNIIDAHLLINLTSTEGLYDRSPSESKKAKLITLVKEFTEEIESAATDETTSVGLGGMKSKVIAAKAVTSAGIPCMIAPGKKKGVLHDIFAGKEIGTLFLPASEHLSSRKYWIAFTLRSRGKLFLDDGAKMALIEEGKSLLPSGILNVEGDFSIGDPVTCVDMAGTQLAKGLVNYSSSEIRKIMGLKSSRIEQVLGYKDYDEIIHRDNLAVTKEVQKSKTPV; from the coding sequence ATGGCGCGGAAAGAAATCCTGGTAAATGTCAAACGTGTTCTCATTAAAATCGGGAGCGCTGTGTTAACAGGCGAAGACGGCCTTGATCTTCACATTATTGAGCAACTGGTTGATGAGATAGCACAACTCACGAAAGAGGGGCGCCAGATTGTGATTGTCACCTCAGGTGCTATTGCCTCCGGCAAACATAGAATGGGGATAACGGGCAAGTTGAAAAACATGCCTCAGAAACAGGCTGCCGCGGCCATCGGACAGAGCAGGCTCATGAGGGTCTATTCCAATTCTTTCGGAAAATACGGCATTTTCATCGCCCAGATCCTCCTGACCATGAGTGACCTGACGGACAGAAAACGATACTTAAATGTCCGCAATACCCTATCCACGCTCATTGACTGGGGCGTTATCCCCATTATCAACGAGAATGACACTGTGGCCGTAGATGAAATTAAATTCGGCGATAATGATCATCTTGCCGCCATGATCACCAATATTATTGATGCCCACCTTCTGATCAATTTGACCAGCACAGAAGGCCTGTATGACCGGAGCCCCTCGGAATCAAAAAAAGCAAAGCTCATCACGCTGGTAAAAGAGTTTACGGAAGAGATAGAGTCGGCTGCAACAGATGAGACAACATCGGTCGGATTAGGGGGCATGAAAAGCAAGGTGATTGCCGCAAAAGCGGTAACGTCAGCGGGTATCCCATGCATGATAGCTCCCGGCAAGAAGAAGGGCGTTCTGCATGACATATTTGCGGGTAAAGAAATAGGAACCCTCTTTTTGCCCGCGAGCGAACACCTGAGCAGCAGAAAGTACTGGATAGCCTTTACCCTGAGATCACGGGGCAAACTGTTTCTTGATGACGGGGCTAAAATGGCTCTTATTGAGGAAGGAAAAAGCCTGCTTCCGTCAGGCATACTCAATGTGGAGGGTGATTTCAGTATCGGGGATCCGGTAACCTGCGTCGACATGGCAGGAACTCAGTTGGCCAAGGGGCTGGTTAACTACAGCTCTTCGGAAATCAGGAAGATTATGGGACTGAAGTCATCCAGGATTGAACAGGTTTTAGGGTACAAAGATTATGATGAGATCATTCATCGTGATAACCTGGCGGTGACGAAAGAAGTCCAAAAATCAAAAACTCCTGTCTGA
- the obgE gene encoding GTPase ObgE codes for MKFIDEAKIYIHAGDGGRGCVSFRREKFIPRGGPDGGNGGKGGDIIIRAVSSHRTLLDLKYKQHHVAKHGGHGKGNNRTGGDSPDVEIIVPVGTLVKDAETHEILADLAVDGQVFIVAKGGIGGKGNAWFATATNQAPRYAQEGRKGEERWITLELKLLADVGIIGLPNVGKSTFISRVSAAKPKIADYPFTTLVPHLGVVQYGNLETFVIADIPGLIKGAHSGMGMGTRFLRHIERTSVLLHILDISNESYSDAWQDFETVNRELALFSPDLMEKPQVVAINKIDLPITRERIKKEIDIFERKGVKVLAFSAITGEGINTVINEITNNLHLKR; via the coding sequence ATGAAATTTATCGACGAGGCAAAAATCTACATACATGCGGGCGACGGCGGACGAGGTTGTGTAAGTTTCAGAAGGGAAAAGTTCATTCCCCGCGGCGGGCCGGATGGTGGTAATGGCGGCAAGGGAGGGGATATAATTATCCGTGCCGTGAGCAGCCACAGGACCCTGCTTGATTTAAAGTACAAGCAGCACCATGTGGCAAAACATGGCGGACATGGAAAAGGGAATAACAGAACCGGCGGGGATTCTCCCGATGTGGAAATCATCGTCCCCGTGGGCACACTGGTTAAAGACGCAGAAACGCATGAGATTCTGGCCGATCTCGCCGTTGATGGACAGGTTTTCATTGTCGCCAAGGGGGGGATAGGCGGGAAAGGTAACGCATGGTTTGCCACGGCAACCAATCAGGCGCCCCGTTATGCCCAGGAGGGGAGAAAGGGCGAGGAACGCTGGATTACCCTTGAGCTGAAGCTCTTAGCCGATGTGGGCATTATCGGTTTACCCAATGTTGGAAAATCGACATTCATATCCAGAGTCTCTGCCGCAAAACCTAAAATCGCCGATTATCCTTTCACCACGCTGGTACCGCATTTAGGTGTCGTACAATATGGAAACCTCGAAACTTTTGTCATCGCCGACATTCCCGGATTGATCAAAGGCGCCCATAGTGGAATGGGAATGGGAACGCGTTTTCTCCGCCACATTGAAAGAACATCTGTTCTGCTTCATATACTCGATATTTCCAATGAATCATACAGTGATGCCTGGCAGGATTTTGAAACTGTCAACCGCGAACTCGCTCTTTTCAGTCCGGATCTTATGGAAAAGCCCCAGGTCGTTGCCATCAATAAAATTGATCTTCCCATCACCAGGGAAAGAATCAAAAAAGAAATTGACATATTTGAGAGAAAAGGCGTAAAGGTGTTAGCATTTTCCGCCATAACCGGGGAAGGAATTAACACCGTGATAAATGAAATTACAAATAATCTGCATTTGAAAAGGTGA
- a CDS encoding cold shock domain-containing protein: MDECETGVVKWFNDKKGFGFISRDSGEDVFVHYTSIVGEGFRSLAEGERVEFTVKQDNKGQAAVNVRKL; this comes from the coding sequence ATGGACGAGTGTGAAACCGGCGTTGTTAAGTGGTTTAACGACAAGAAGGGCTTTGGTTTTATCTCTCGGGACTCGGGAGAAGATGTTTTTGTACACTACACATCAATTGTCGGGGAGGGCTTTCGCAGTTTAGCAGAAGGAGAACGCGTAGAGTTCACGGTAAAGCAGGACAATAAAGGACAGGCGGCCGTGAATGTACGCAAATTATAA
- the rpmA gene encoding 50S ribosomal protein L27 has translation MAHKKGQGSTRNGRDSNAQRRGVKVFGGQRINAGSIIVRQVGTKIHPGNNVGLGKDYTLFSKIDGIVMYERLDKKRKKVSVYAS, from the coding sequence ATGGCACATAAAAAAGGACAAGGCAGTACCCGGAACGGAAGGGATAGCAACGCCCAGAGGCGGGGCGTTAAGGTGTTTGGCGGCCAGAGAATTAATGCCGGCTCTATCATCGTCCGTCAGGTCGGGACAAAGATCCATCCCGGCAATAATGTCGGTCTTGGAAAAGACTATACACTATTTTCTAAGATTGACGGCATTGTAATGTATGAAAGGCTGGACAAGAAAAGAAAAAAAGTAAGCGTTTACGCTTCATAG
- the rplU gene encoding 50S ribosomal protein L21 yields MYAVIKTGGKQHKVSEGDEIAIEKVSGGKGETVIFDEVLMVSRGEDIKVGTPFLEGVKVSGEIIDQTQAKKINVFKMKRRKGFKKKTGHRQKLTRMKIKEISI; encoded by the coding sequence ATGTATGCGGTTATAAAAACAGGCGGAAAACAGCATAAAGTCTCGGAAGGCGACGAAATCGCGATCGAAAAAGTAAGCGGTGGTAAGGGAGAAACCGTTATTTTCGATGAGGTACTGATGGTCTCCAGAGGAGAAGACATCAAAGTGGGTACCCCTTTTCTCGAAGGTGTAAAGGTTAGCGGCGAAATTATCGATCAGACACAGGCGAAGAAAATTAATGTCTTTAAAATGAAAAGAAGGAAAGGGTTTAAGAAGAAAACAGGACACCGTCAGAAATTGACAAGGATGAAGATAAAGGAAATTTCCATTTAG